The following proteins come from a genomic window of Flavobacteriaceae bacterium MAR_2010_188:
- a CDS encoding Alkylated DNA repair dioxygenase AlkB: MDLFDQEIDSSKNILPKDGIVNHYGKLFTNTEANRYFEYLLNTIEWKNDKVIIFGKLIITKRKVAWYGDTEFEYTYSNTTKRALPWTTELLELKAVAEEKTGESFNSCLLNLYHNGSEGMAWHSDGEKVLKKNGAIASLSFGAERKFSFKHKETKEKIDLILEHGTLLVMKDRTQQYWLHRLPPTKRINQPRVNLTFRTIIEK, encoded by the coding sequence ATGGATTTATTTGACCAAGAAATAGATAGTTCTAAGAATATATTGCCAAAAGATGGTATAGTAAATCACTATGGAAAACTTTTTACCAATACCGAAGCCAATCGCTATTTTGAGTATTTATTGAATACCATCGAATGGAAAAATGACAAGGTAATTATTTTCGGAAAACTTATTATAACCAAGAGAAAAGTTGCTTGGTACGGCGACACCGAATTTGAATACACCTATTCTAACACCACAAAACGAGCATTACCTTGGACAACGGAATTGTTGGAATTGAAAGCCGTTGCAGAAGAAAAAACGGGTGAGTCTTTTAACTCGTGCTTACTAAACCTTTATCATAACGGCAGCGAAGGGATGGCTTGGCATAGTGATGGCGAAAAGGTCTTAAAAAAAAATGGAGCTATTGCTTCTTTAAGTTTTGGAGCAGAGAGAAAATTTTCTTTTAAGCACAAAGAAACAAAAGAAAAAATTGATTTGATTTTAGAACACGGAACCTTATTGGTCATGAAAGATAGAACCCAACAATATTGGTTACACCGTTTACCGCCTACAAAGCGTATCAACCAACCCAGAGTAAATCTCACTTTTCGAACCATTATAGAAAAATAA
- a CDS encoding amino acid/polyamine/organocation transporter, APC superfamily has product MGLLVLTATGVCSMLGASINVVPFMIQRNVPGIGPYVLPAFAFAAIPAIFAALAYGILSSAMPRAGGSYIYASRGLNPYLGFVASFSQWFGLSIVIGVIAYVTVPFLRDVTLSLGWEEISRGLEIGWVRVSLALLLIWSFVGINIRGIKSYERILLPMMFLMFALGGIVIVAGLVYDSTDFLTGLQEKTGRTFDPITNIDFDWRIFLSAAALLFSSFIGFDSIAQAGGEAKNPTKSLPTAILLAILGVGCFYFLFAASVYHIVPWSYVAEESLRKDISAPGLLSYVLPSSLGIAILAGAAIALINDLPAMLLSVSRLMFAWAKDGIFPKSISRIHPKNNTPHIALIVAGSMASIGVLGSHFAGDFFLGIDIMVTSMMVNFLLMCITLVSITKVNPELAQRISVLKNRRLQLVIGWLGIITLTAFLGIHTFKDITAQTSAWYFHSTPIWLIVMGFASIIFGYNWRRLKKNEYQLAERFLKLPEE; this is encoded by the coding sequence ATGGGGCTTCTAGTCCTAACCGCCACTGGAGTCTGTTCCATGCTAGGCGCTTCCATTAACGTGGTTCCTTTTATGATACAGCGCAATGTGCCGGGTATTGGACCGTATGTACTCCCTGCTTTTGCCTTTGCGGCCATTCCGGCAATTTTTGCTGCCCTGGCCTATGGTATTCTTTCATCGGCCATGCCACGGGCAGGAGGTAGTTACATTTATGCCAGTAGAGGATTAAACCCGTATTTAGGTTTTGTGGCCAGCTTTTCACAGTGGTTCGGTCTATCTATCGTCATTGGGGTCATCGCTTATGTGACAGTTCCGTTTCTTCGTGATGTTACCTTGAGTTTAGGTTGGGAAGAAATTTCGAGGGGTCTTGAAATTGGTTGGGTTCGGGTAAGTCTTGCATTGTTGTTGATTTGGTCTTTTGTTGGGATTAATATTCGAGGGATAAAATCCTATGAACGCATATTGCTGCCCATGATGTTTTTAATGTTCGCCTTGGGCGGAATTGTAATTGTAGCAGGATTAGTCTATGATTCCACAGATTTTTTAACCGGATTACAGGAAAAAACCGGACGCACTTTTGACCCCATTACCAATATTGATTTTGACTGGCGGATATTCCTATCGGCAGCAGCCCTACTTTTTTCAAGTTTTATCGGTTTTGATTCTATTGCCCAAGCTGGCGGCGAGGCTAAAAATCCAACAAAATCATTACCAACAGCCATCCTTTTGGCCATTCTTGGCGTTGGCTGCTTTTACTTTTTATTTGCGGCCTCGGTGTACCATATTGTGCCTTGGAGTTATGTTGCAGAAGAATCCCTTAGGAAAGATATCTCCGCACCCGGACTTTTAAGTTACGTGTTGCCATCCAGTCTGGGAATCGCCATTTTAGCAGGCGCGGCCATTGCCTTGATCAATGATTTACCCGCCATGCTATTATCCGTATCCCGATTAATGTTCGCTTGGGCGAAGGATGGTATTTTTCCAAAGTCCATTTCGCGTATCCATCCAAAAAACAATACCCCACATATAGCACTAATTGTAGCAGGCAGCATGGCCAGTATTGGCGTTTTGGGTTCACACTTTGCAGGAGATTTCTTCTTGGGTATCGATATTATGGTCACTTCTATGATGGTTAACTTTTTGTTGATGTGCATTACTTTAGTTTCGATTACCAAAGTAAATCCGGAATTGGCACAACGTATTTCAGTGCTTAAAAATAGGAGATTACAATTAGTAATAGGATGGCTCGGAATCATAACTTTAACCGCATTTTTAGGGATACACACCTTCAAGGATATCACGGCCCAAACCAGTGCTTGGTATTTTCACTCCACCCCTATTTGGCTCATCGTTATGGGCTTTGCCAGTATTATATTTGGCTATAATTGGAGACGATTGAAGAAAAACGAATATCAATTAGCAGAACGATTTTTAAAACTTCCAGAAGAATAA
- a CDS encoding CubicO group peptidase, beta-lactamase class C family: MLLYHLKLTKSDTNSFIGNWNLLMVDELKSNNFYLSVENVTFNEYEAYPILADDRFTGTWCANFQKENDIIAFVDFKTGLNFKGKLLPNKIELMILFGKHLITQIDLKKSTTDWEIGGFTTSNKSSELQLTEMESLILKDSLPSTHSVLISKKAKLIYENYFDGYNSQIPHDMRSASKSISSAIVGLAKDKKLFKNVDQSIFDFLPAKYQIIKDSLKGTIDIKSLLTMSSGLDAIDYGLNANPKSAATEDNYQRTEDWTETIINSSMINSPNTKANYGTANPYLLGVAMDSVISEPLILFMDKNLFQQLEISNYIIQTDITARPYFGGGMYLTPRDMMKFGELYLNKGKLNGKQILSEEWINDSFKNYRVLENTVDKNGYGYLWWQHNYEFNGTSINSIEARGAGGQYIFVLPELEMVVVITSGNYRNGKTQQPELILQNYILPYLVN, from the coding sequence TTGTTACTGTATCACCTAAAACTGACCAAATCAGACACTAACTCTTTTATTGGAAATTGGAATCTATTGATGGTAGACGAACTTAAATCTAATAACTTTTATTTAAGTGTAGAGAATGTTACATTCAATGAGTATGAAGCATATCCGATACTCGCTGATGACCGATTTACAGGAACTTGGTGTGCTAATTTTCAGAAGGAAAACGATATTATTGCTTTTGTCGATTTTAAAACAGGATTAAATTTTAAGGGGAAATTGCTTCCGAATAAAATTGAATTAATGATTTTATTTGGAAAGCATCTTATCACCCAAATAGATTTGAAAAAGTCTACCACTGATTGGGAAATTGGAGGTTTTACAACATCAAATAAAAGCTCGGAATTACAGCTTACGGAAATGGAATCACTTATTTTAAAAGATTCCCTACCTAGTACGCATTCAGTTTTGATTTCAAAAAAAGCAAAGCTTATTTATGAAAACTACTTTGATGGATACAACTCCCAAATCCCCCACGATATGCGCTCTGCTTCAAAAAGTATATCGTCTGCCATTGTAGGTCTTGCAAAAGATAAAAAACTATTTAAGAATGTAGACCAATCCATTTTTGATTTTCTACCCGCTAAATACCAAATCATTAAAGATAGTTTAAAAGGGACAATAGATATTAAAAGTCTGCTAACCATGAGTTCAGGTTTGGATGCTATTGATTATGGCCTTAACGCTAATCCAAAATCTGCCGCTACAGAAGATAATTATCAGAGAACAGAGGATTGGACTGAAACTATAATAAACTCATCGATGATAAATAGTCCAAACACAAAGGCAAACTACGGTACTGCTAATCCATATCTTCTAGGGGTTGCAATGGATTCGGTAATATCTGAACCCTTGATATTGTTTATGGACAAAAATTTATTCCAACAATTGGAAATTTCAAATTATATAATTCAAACCGATATAACCGCTCGTCCCTATTTTGGCGGTGGAATGTATTTGACCCCAAGAGATATGATGAAGTTCGGAGAATTATATCTTAATAAAGGAAAGTTGAACGGAAAACAGATTTTATCAGAAGAATGGATAAATGATTCATTTAAAAATTATCGGGTTTTAGAAAATACGGTCGACAAAAATGGATACGGTTATTTATGGTGGCAACATAATTACGAATTTAATGGAACTTCAATAAATTCCATCGAGGCAAGAGGTGCTGGTGGTCAATATATTTTTGTACTTCCGGAGTTAGAAATGGTGGTTGTAATAACCTCTGGAAATTACAGAAACGGAAAAACGCAACAACCTGAATTAATCTTGCAAAACTATATACTGCCCTATCTGGTAAATTAA
- a CDS encoding Kef-type potassium/proton antiporter, CPA2 family, with translation MHLPLLQDILILLGFSVVIVFALQRLKLPSIIGFLLTGIIIGPYGLTLIDAAEQVEILSEIGIILLLFVIGMELSIKQLISIKKTVFIGGFLQVGLTVLVTGLVYYFLGYPWNESVFVGFLFSLSSTAIVLKTLQDRKEMLTPHGRNALAILIFQDIIVVPMMLVTPLIAGESANIGLSILSLFIKSIVVLLITYIGARYIVPRLMHSVAKTNSKELFLLVTITLCFAVAFLTSQAGLSLALGAFLAGLIISESEYSHQATSIILPFRELFTSFFFVSVGMLLDLSFFIDHITNIMILVVVVIIVKSTIAAIAVAILKYPTRTVILTGLSLFQIGEFAFILSKVGIEYNLLSPQTNQYFLSVSIVSMILTPFIMIVSERTAYRFMKLTKKLGIGGAMSVENNDGEVSKDEMENHLVIIGYGINGSNLAKAAASNNIPFIVIEMNADTVKREKAKGLPIIFGDATQDHILESVHLSNARAAVIAISDNLGTRAVIKNVRSYSDSLYLVVRTRYVKETSELIALGADVVIPEEFETSIQIFTNILHNFLVPEDDISDLIDKVRSDNYELFKGDLKPPKTYRPSKIAEFNITSLKMKADSNRFLGKPLKDLNLRAEFGINILGIKRKNEMIQSVKPDEILKYGDIIYILGNQSNIERFHKLIK, from the coding sequence ATGCATTTACCCTTACTGCAAGATATCCTTATTCTCTTGGGCTTTTCGGTTGTTATAGTGTTTGCGCTGCAACGATTAAAACTTCCTTCAATAATCGGATTTCTTTTAACAGGAATTATCATCGGTCCCTATGGCCTAACCCTCATCGACGCTGCTGAGCAAGTAGAGATCTTATCTGAAATCGGTATTATTCTTTTGCTTTTCGTAATAGGGATGGAGTTGTCTATCAAGCAATTGATTTCCATCAAAAAGACGGTTTTTATTGGAGGTTTTTTACAAGTGGGCCTTACAGTGCTAGTAACCGGCTTGGTTTATTATTTCTTAGGTTATCCTTGGAATGAATCGGTTTTTGTTGGCTTTCTATTTTCCTTATCTAGTACGGCAATAGTCCTCAAAACGTTACAGGACCGAAAAGAAATGTTGACACCGCATGGACGAAATGCTTTAGCTATTTTAATCTTTCAAGACATCATCGTGGTACCGATGATGCTAGTAACTCCCTTGATCGCAGGTGAATCTGCTAATATTGGCTTAAGTATTCTTTCATTATTCATAAAGTCTATTGTTGTTTTATTGATTACGTATATAGGTGCCCGATATATAGTTCCACGATTGATGCATTCCGTAGCCAAAACCAATAGTAAAGAACTGTTTCTTTTGGTCACCATTACCCTTTGCTTTGCGGTGGCATTTCTTACCTCTCAAGCTGGCTTATCTCTCGCTTTGGGTGCGTTTTTGGCAGGACTTATCATATCAGAATCAGAATATAGCCACCAAGCAACGAGTATTATTTTGCCATTTAGGGAGTTGTTTACAAGTTTCTTTTTTGTGTCTGTGGGGATGTTGCTCGATTTGAGCTTTTTTATAGACCATATTACAAACATAATGATATTGGTCGTGGTCGTAATTATTGTAAAATCTACCATTGCCGCTATCGCCGTTGCGATTCTTAAATATCCAACAAGAACAGTTATCCTAACTGGTCTCTCGCTATTTCAAATTGGTGAATTTGCCTTTATTCTATCTAAGGTGGGTATAGAATATAATCTATTGAGCCCTCAGACAAATCAATATTTTTTATCCGTTTCTATCGTGTCTATGATATTGACCCCATTTATCATGATTGTTTCCGAAAGAACTGCCTATCGATTTATGAAATTAACAAAGAAACTAGGTATAGGAGGCGCCATGAGTGTTGAAAACAATGATGGAGAGGTCAGTAAAGATGAAATGGAAAATCATTTGGTCATTATTGGTTATGGTATCAATGGCAGCAACTTGGCGAAGGCGGCGGCCTCTAACAACATTCCCTTTATTGTTATTGAAATGAATGCCGATACAGTTAAACGTGAAAAGGCAAAAGGTTTACCTATAATCTTTGGTGACGCCACCCAGGACCATATCCTCGAATCCGTGCACCTTTCCAATGCCAGGGCAGCCGTAATAGCCATATCCGATAACCTTGGGACGAGGGCTGTCATTAAAAATGTGCGTTCTTACTCAGATTCGCTCTATTTGGTCGTAAGGACGAGATATGTTAAGGAAACCTCAGAATTGATTGCTTTAGGTGCTGATGTAGTGATTCCTGAGGAGTTCGAAACATCTATACAAATATTCACCAATATCCTCCATAATTTTCTCGTTCCAGAAGACGATATTTCGGATCTGATAGACAAGGTTAGATCGGACAATTACGAATTATTCAAAGGAGACCTAAAACCACCAAAAACCTACCGTCCAAGCAAAATTGCCGAATTTAATATTACTAGTTTAAAAATGAAGGCAGATAGTAATCGGTTTTTAGGTAAACCGTTAAAGGACTTAAATCTACGAGCGGAATTTGGGATAAATATCTTGGGTATCAAAAGAAAAAATGAAATGATACAAAGCGTGAAACCCGACGAAATATTAAAATATGGTGATATAATTTACATCCTTGGCAATCAAAGCAATATAGAGCGGTTCCATAAACTCATAAAATAA
- a CDS encoding Predicted oxidoreductase, translated as MQTKIELAKGLEISRVVTGLWQIADMEREGNTLDPRATAKYMSPYVEAGLSSFDMADHYGSSEIIAGTFKNSLEDKNKVQLFTKWVPKPGKISREDVREAIQTALDRMQQPYIDLLQFHAWYYPDASWLDGLFYLKELKEEGLIKHLGVTNFDAAHLRIALASGIPIVSNQICHSLIDQRALGNMAVVCKEYNVKLLTFGTLAGGFLTDKWLGKKEPSYEELTTWSQMKYKRFIDAAGGWESYQNLLLTVKSIADKHDASIANISSRFILENTTVAAVIVGARLGESEHIQDNRKMLDLHLDVEDINAIKNAQADLKQIPGDCGDEYRKPPFLTASGDLSDHLETIPKAFTPVKTGKNREQIFSGTEWEVYAGYCRAVKIGNTIHVSGTTATQGSQMIGGKDPAAQAHFIIDKIEGVITSFGGRLADVVRTRIFVNQLNDWETVARAHGERFKGINPANTLVEAKLVGEGYLVEIEAEAILS; from the coding sequence ATGCAAACGAAAATTGAATTAGCCAAAGGATTAGAGATATCACGAGTCGTAACCGGTTTATGGCAAATTGCCGATATGGAAAGGGAAGGCAACACGCTAGACCCCAGAGCTACGGCTAAATATATGTCACCTTACGTGGAGGCAGGGCTAAGCTCTTTCGATATGGCAGACCACTATGGCTCAAGCGAAATTATTGCAGGTACTTTCAAAAATAGTCTGGAAGACAAAAACAAGGTGCAACTGTTTACCAAATGGGTACCCAAACCGGGAAAAATTAGCCGAGAAGATGTACGCGAAGCGATACAGACTGCTTTGGACAGAATGCAACAACCGTATATAGACCTTTTACAATTTCATGCATGGTATTATCCTGATGCGAGTTGGTTGGACGGACTTTTCTATCTAAAGGAACTGAAGGAAGAGGGACTTATAAAACACCTAGGCGTTACCAATTTTGATGCTGCCCATTTACGGATTGCCCTAGCCAGTGGAATCCCCATAGTGAGTAATCAAATTTGCCACTCTTTAATAGACCAACGAGCCTTAGGCAATATGGCTGTTGTTTGCAAAGAATACAATGTAAAACTACTGACTTTCGGGACTTTGGCCGGTGGGTTTTTGACCGATAAATGGTTAGGAAAAAAGGAACCTTCCTATGAAGAATTAACCACTTGGTCTCAGATGAAATACAAGCGTTTTATAGATGCTGCTGGCGGATGGGAATCCTATCAAAATTTACTTCTTACAGTCAAGAGCATTGCCGATAAACATGATGCCTCCATTGCCAATATATCAAGCCGATTTATTTTGGAAAATACAACGGTGGCGGCTGTTATTGTTGGAGCTAGATTAGGTGAAAGCGAGCATATTCAGGATAATAGAAAAATGCTCGACCTACATTTGGATGTTGAAGACATCAATGCCATTAAAAATGCCCAAGCAGATTTAAAACAGATACCTGGAGATTGTGGGGATGAATATCGAAAGCCTCCTTTTTTAACCGCCTCCGGTGACTTAAGTGACCACTTGGAAACCATTCCGAAAGCCTTTACACCTGTGAAAACTGGAAAAAATAGGGAACAAATTTTCAGTGGCACCGAATGGGAAGTTTATGCCGGTTATTGTAGAGCGGTTAAAATTGGGAATACCATACACGTATCTGGCACAACGGCTACCCAAGGTAGTCAAATGATCGGCGGTAAAGATCCCGCAGCACAGGCCCATTTTATTATCGATAAGATTGAAGGCGTAATCACATCATTTGGTGGTAGGCTGGCCGATGTTGTCCGAACCCGTATTTTCGTAAATCAATTGAATGATTGGGAAACCGTGGCCCGTGCCCATGGAGAACGGTTTAAAGGCATCAATCCAGCTAATACCTTGGTTGAAGCAAAGTTGGTAGGCGAAGGATATTTGGTGGAAATCGAGGCGGAGGCTATCCTTTCTTAA